ACGGCAGTCATCCCCTCTGAGGAAGCACGTAAAAATGGCAGCGCTGAGGAGAATCACCACTCGACAACGACAGTCATCGCAAAGACTGAAAATGGGGATCGGGGGAGCTCGAAAGAGGCCAGTCCTGAGGCTGTCTCCAAGGTGACACCGGCAGCGAGGAAGGCTGTTGGTGGTGCCCCCGCAAACAAGGCTGGCGATGGTGAGAGCAAGTCATCGACAGGAGGCACAAGAACACTGCCACGCTGGCTTTTAGACAGTGCAGCGAAATCGGCGACGACCGAAGCCAGCGCAAAAGCCAAGGCCTCAAGTGTACAGAAGGACAAGAAGGCCACCGCTGGTGAGTGAGCAGTAATTAGTGACAGTTGTTATCACCAGTGTCGCAATTTTAAGGCAAGGATGTTGAACATACTCGAAAAGAGAAACTGAAGTTGAACTGCACTAGTAAATTATGCTTGTACAGTACCAAAAATGTCATTCTTACCGTGAGAGGAGACTTGATAAACCAGAAAAGGCGTTAAAACGAAAGTCAGGTGCTGGCACCACCTCGAAGTTCCTGGACCACCTCACTATGATGTCGCAGATTTTGATGGTGTCTGCCCAGGCCTTGTGAACCTTTTATTGGTAAAGAAGGACTTTGTTGTCTTTTAAAGAAGCCAGAGGCAGAACTTGGCAAGTTTAGAGAACATTGAGAGAACAGTTCACAGTTCAGTAGGTGTAGGGCACGAAAATACTTTAAAATTGATGACACCATGTCAACATACCATCACTGAAGTTTCAGCTTGAAATTGAAGAAATTGAAGTTTTATCTCCGTTGTCTTGCCTAGTAATCAACTTCTTACCACAAGGTTAATGAAAGTAGAGCTTTCAAAGGTTAATTTATCAGTCTCAACTAATTTAGTATTTCTCTTTGATGTGCCTTAAAGGGCTCGTCCTGGCTCTAAAAAATTGGTAAAGTAGAAAATGGAGGGTCTGACAGAATTCCATCTGGTCGAGGAGGATCATAGTTAATAGGCATGGCACTGACCAAGGTTTCTGGCTCCTTAACGAAAGCCTCGTTCACAAACCAAACTATTGGTGTGGGTGTTTGGTGTCAATCTCGGCCAATACCAACAGCTAGAGCATTGCCACATGTTTCGCCACTCACTAGGTGATGGTGATGCTGCTTATGGCACTGCGTGCCATAAGCAGCATGTTTCAACAAGTACAAAACACGCATGACAGTGGTGCATGTGGGAGTCTAGTATCTCACAGTAGTACCGACTACTGCAGGTTCAAGCTTAGTGAGCCACAGGGCCATGTCAGCCATTGCCCTGCATACTCTAGTGTGCTGCTGCATGCGTGCTCAGGCTGCAAAAGTGAGGGGGCACCGAGCACTGCGCACGCACGAGAACACACAGTATTGCCCCAAGTTGAAACCGTTTATTTGTCTCTGGTGGCACACAACACAGCACAGATGCCCGGGCTGGTGCGGGAATCTTAAGGGCTTCCGTACCAAGGGCGAATGCTGAAAGGGGGCGCTGCTAGCACATTGCTGCGAGAGGATGGCTTGCTGTGGCTATGCGGCTTGTTCTCATGATAACCAATGGACCCACTCACAAGAGAAGGGCAGTCTCCGTTGGCTTAGGGCTCCGATTAGTGTGGCTCGGTGTAGTAGGACCACACGACAGTAGGACCATGCTCTTCGGCTTAGCATCTGCAAAAGAATCGACACAAGGTACGTGCATAGAGATCATATGTGCAAAAGCCCCGTAGGTGAGCTCAAGTCCGAGACCCGAACAAAGGGGCCGGCATATGAGAGGAAAATGTGTACGCACCCAGTGCTGTGCTGTAGAGATCTCCCCCGAGCTCGCACTAGCCATCACACTGGCCGTGCCGCCGTAGCGCCATGGTTGCCATGGTTGGCCATGCAAAGTGCCCCGGCTGTGAACTGATTCGAAGCAAAGGCCACCATTGACAATAGTCGTGAGTGGAAGGTGGGTGGGGGGGGAGTAGAGATGACAGAACAGGTGAATGCCCACACAAAGGCGCCAAGGCATACTTTAATCCCCACATGCATTATTCAGAGAAATACAGCGCAGTAACAGGAcctgtgaaagacaaaacaatGCAGATGTTTTCGTTGCTCCGGTTGCTGCATTGTTTTTCTCACAATGTCGCTGTTATTATTTGCAATGTTACTGTTTTTCTCGCAGAGGTTGTCATGTCTGTGAATGTTGTCTTGAGAAGCAACACATTAATTTGAATGTTTTCCATTCCTTCTTATCATCCGCAGAACCGGCAACTGTAAAAAAGGCCGGCCGTGCAGTGGGCAAGGAGCCGGCCACGAAAGCTCGCCGAAGGCAAGCCAAGGAATCTGAGAGCGAGGCTGAGGAGGATAAGCCCAACCAGAAGTCCGAAGATGAGGCagaggaagaagaggaggaggaggagtctgAAGAAGAGTACACACCCAAGAGGAAGAAGAAGCCAGAGCAGGCGGAGCGGCGCCCCGCCACTGCTTCCAGCGGCAACCGGAAGGGCAGCCGGTCTTCAAGACAAAACCGTGGACTCATGCAGAAAATCTCTCTCGGTAAGTGGTTGTTAACATCTGCCACAGTGGTCAAGGTTGGCACTAGTTTATTATTGAAAATAAAGGCATGTTTGGGTGGGAGCTTTAACCAGGGCCTGCCTCCAGCTTCACCATGTAATACATACAGAATACAGAAAGGCTCTTGTCAGGCAACTGCTGCACTTATTTGAATGTCAATAATTGCTGGTAAGTGGGCCAGAAAATTTATTATATCAAATATAGCCTATGAAAAATACATAGCCTATTACCTCCATCATTTTTGGTTCAGAAACTTGGTGTACTCTGTTTGCTACTAACCCCTGTATTCTAAAATGTTCCTCCACTCAACAGCCCACGTTGGCTAAAAGACGTAGATAGCAGCGTCACCCCTTGAGAGAAGTGGCCACTGCGCTTCTTGATCGCCCACAGCAATTCTTGAGAAGTGTAGAGTCTTCATCAGTCAAGGGCAGCTCAACTCAATGGAGTGGAAGAACAGCTTTGAGTTGAGGATAGTTTGAGAACACAGGGGTAAGCCAGCCCAGCTGGATACAGATTCAGAAACTTGATGTTCTCTGTTTGTCCAACCTAGCTGCTTCTGTTTGCTACTACTAAGCCAACCCAGCTGTAAACAGGTAGTCACTCGTGCAACCTCCCTTTCGCGTGATTCTATGGCAGGATCGGGGCGCGCACGTAGGCACTGTTTACTGAATGAGCATGCCGATCAGCTATTTATTTTTGCATTAACTCGCACTTTTTTGTAATTAAGGTTTGCCTGATGTTTAGCTCACTGGAAGAATGGTCGCCTTGATTTATGTGAAACATTTTGCACCGCAGATTCAAGGGATTTGTCGTCGTAGCTCCTTTTGTGAATGACATCAGCAGTCGCCCTTGATGTTACATCATGACCAATTTCTCTATGTGTATCTAGTCACATGTGGTCCACTTCTGTCATTGCCATGATTGTGCAAGTTGTGATCAACTTTTGCTTGGAtaggtggggagggggggcataACTTTTTATTTGTAAGCTGTGTTACTTGTGGTGAGGGATACCACACAGCCTTCATTAGACCCCTTCTTTGATTGTTTCACATTGCAAAACTAATTAGCATTAGATTTGAAAATTTTAGTGTTCAAGCACCTCTGGTTGgcatagaaaagaaaagaaactctaGTGATGTGTGGGAGTGAAATTTTAGGACTCTAGTTTTCAAGTGTAAAATGCTTGAAATATTGTGACTGGCTCTTTAATACATCACaactatgcagaaaaaaaataaacttgtATATAATAGTGTGTTAAGTGGCCAAATTAAGTATTGTAAATTAGAGGAAATATGAAATAACTTCAGATATGCAAGTTTTACAAGTCTTATTCATGAAATATCTTTGTTTTAGAATCAAGCATTGTGTCTATAGCTTGTCCAATTTAGATGACTTGCCAGTAACAGTTTACAGAATTACGGTGTCTTGTCCTCACGCAGAGCATCATATTGTAAGGATGTAAAGGTGTAAAGGAAATATGCAACAAACGGGAGCTCTACTTTACCTAATACGAGAACAGTAGTTGTAAATGTCTGGCCTACTGTTTTTTTTTAGGAAATATATATATGAGAAAGCTCTTTTTCTGCTCTCAAATGAGGACACACTGATCTTCtctgtgtgtgagtgtgtttAAATTCTGATCTGTCTGCAAAATCTGGTAAGATTTGTTTTATAAATATATTTCTTCCTAGTAAAAATGGTTGCTGGGGAATTAAAAAAGAAGACAAATCTTAACCTGGACCAGCGTAATTGAATGAATACATCAATATTTGACTCAGTTAAAGTTAAGCGCTTGCAAAACTGGCAAAAAAGGAAGTCGTGGGAAGGCAGAATAAGTGGACACTGACTcaataatatttttttcagaCTACCCACTCACTTGCACTCACGCTCATtggcactcactcacgttcatcCCTACGTAGACGTTTCTTTGTCTCACTCTCAGAACTCAGAACTGTCAAACGAGTGCGAGCAAGTGTACTGGCCTTTGAAAAAGATTGTCTATGAACTCACTTATTCGTAATTTTGACCTATAGATGATTTCATTGCGAGCGACGATGACGAGTGGGACAACAGCTCGGATGAGTGGAAGCCGAAGAAGCGGCGAAAGCAGGTGGATGATTCCGGCAGTGACTGGGAGGAGGAGAACCGTCGGACCAAGAAGACGCCACGCTACGCTGCCTCGGACAGCGACTCTGCCAGTGACTGGGAGCGTGCAAGCCGTAGGAAGAAGGTACGCTTTACACCAAGTCATGCTTACAGTGGCAGCGGCTACTCGTAGTTTACAGCTGCTACGTTGGCAAGGGCATCGTAGGTCATAGTTCGTAGTTCTCATAGGTCACAACAGAGAGTCCTACTGGGACAGATATAAGTACAGGAAATgtgcagctttcttttctttgtttcttattTTATGTGTGTGAATGCGTGAATGTGCATTCTTGTTGTAGCTTTGCTATCACACATTAAAAAGAATAGCAGTGCAGTGTATTGTGGCTGCTTTCTTGCTCAGCCTGCCACAAGAACACGGAACAGGCGGAAGAGATCGACGTCGGAGAGCGGCAGTTCTGAAGAGAGCGAGAAGGCCCCCGTTAGGCGAGGTCAGAGGCGGCAGCCAGCAAAGCGACCGAGCTGCAAGTATGGCAGGAAGTGTTTCAGGTGGGTCACAACCATCTCTGGAACGTTCTTTAAAAACTATGCAGAGGTGCTACCTGTGTAAAGGTGTGCTGGCCTGTCCGGACGTACATCTGCattttcaaaagagaaatgtctTTCCTTTATCACACATTCCTGAAGATACCTTCCAGCATTTCTTTAAAAATGAAGGAAGTGCACTGTGTATACCCACACAAATAAGTTGTATGCACTaaagagtacaaaaaaaaataaaatggaagGTTGAAGGCAGCTACAGATGCTTCACTAAAGGCATTGGAACTCCTCCTTGTTCCTTTGTAGCAGTTTGCTAcgcttgggtggatgtctcattttcctgtAATTAATAATCCTCTGATATGTGCACCTTTCATGAGTCAGCACAAAATAAGTGTAACAGGAGGAAATATGTCAGTGAAAATTGTAAATTGTTATACCTGTGGATAAACGAGTCATCACAAAGCATTCAACAACATGGTGAGTAAACCATGGTGAGTTGGTGAGTAAACATATCAACTAAGTACGTACTAGTTGGTTCTGCTGTGTGTATCTTTTCAAGCACTGTAACCTTGTGTTTGTTCTATTCCAGGTCATAACTAATTATTTATGGCTGCTTGGCATGATACTGGCACCCAGCACATTCTTGCTTCTCTTGCCACTGTGTGTTGGCCAGCTACAGCAAGTTCACGGTTTACTCAGAGCCAGAAGATTCAACAAGCCGGAATTACTGAGAGCACAAAATTGTCTAGAGTGTGTTGTCTGGTTCCATTTGATCTGTTGGCTTGGAAGTGAGAGGGTAGTTTTCTTCTACATTCATTGCATGCAGGGTCTTTTTTCTCTTCTAGTATCATTTTGTTCTCCTTCATAAGCtgccatcatcgtcgtcatatTTTTACGTATTGACGCACAAGGAGTGGAAACTTTAGAACTCTTAATATTAAAACTCTAATAATATCTGCTGGTGGGCTAGCTTGTGATGCATCCTTCATAGCAGTGTTACTGCGCATACAAACGCAGGAAAAAGCAAGAAGGAACAGGACAGAGCATTGACATTCAACTCAAAGTCTGCACTCTGTCCCGTtccttcttcgtttcttcttttttttttttttaccctgtgTTTATGTGTGCTGTAACACTGCCACGAGTTACCTCTCGATGTCTTTTCATCCCTGGATCTCTAAGGCATGCATGCCAATTCGCCAGCATTTCCTAATGGATGTCTCTGCCCCTTATTTATTATTACAGAAAAAGCGCACAGCATCTGAAGCAGTTTAGCCACCCCAAGGACTCTGACTACGAAAATTCCTCGGGAGATGAGGATGAAGACAGGAACGAGGAAGACACCAAGGACCACGCTGACGGTAGTGAGGCTGAGAGCGAGAGCGACCGCGGCAAGAGACAAACCAAGCGACCATCTGCCACTGCCCCAAGCAAAAGGCGTGCCAAGACACGGGAAGAAGAGAGTGATGACGACGACAAGAGCGGGAATGAGGATGACAGACCCATGTGCCGATACGGAAAGGAGTGCTTCAGGTTAGACAGGCTTCACTGTGCACTGGGCAAAAATGTTTGAGCAGGCACAGTTACATCAGTGCCACAAACTTGTAGGCTCGACTCTGTTATACCCCTGGTCACACACATGCTTTTGATGACCATTGGAGTGAATGACAGTTGCAAGTTGCAAGCTTTGTTGACTCTGTTACACATACTTGCACAACAAAGACAATGTAGTTGACAAACCTTCACGGTCATTTGTCTCGGTGGCCAGAGTGAAGGAAAATACTATACTGAATTTATGTAAAAAATGGAGTGTCACTGTTATAAGTAGCTCAGCTAGTGCTAGTTGTTCTAAAGGGGTAACAGTGCACACGTACAGGGACTGAAGAAGAGCAGGATAcagcgctggtcctgtcgttCTTCACTCAGTCCCTGTCTGTGTGCGCTGTTACCCCTTTAAGACgctttaccaactagcccaccaagccATCCTTGAGTACTAGATGGTTCTAGGGGTTCTGCAGTCCTTTCAAGACAGATTAGTATAGTTACATTAAGGAACATGAACTCTGATACAGGGACTTGCCTTTGCCATCCTAGTTTAACATTCTTGGCAACGACCATCTGTGTACATCGCTCCTACTCTTTGGCACACTTCCACTGCCTAGTCTAGCAGAGTGGATTTGCATGCATCTAGTTTTCCATTTCAGAGGCTCACTATAAAGGAAGCCCAACACTGAATCATAATTGGGTGCCTTGATGCAGTGCTGGAATCTTTAATAGCAACATGTGAGCGCTTGGACTTTCAAGTACCCAAGTGTGGCAGTTTGAGCAAATTGTTGCTGCATAATTTGTTGTAGGTagtgcacacaaaaaaagaaagaacaaaagggaTATGCAGGGACATGCACGGAGTGGTAACTTCCGACTGCTCTTTGATTGACATGAACCTTGTACTATtatgcaccagaaaaaaaaaagattcacatGATTCCGTATATCCACCACATTTCTTACCACTTGAAAAAAATATTGGTGTGCTCTAATGCGGAGGTTGTGTTGCTCTTCACCAAAGGGGCCTTACGACAAGCCCGACAAGTTGTGCTGCCTCACTGGGCCCTTTTGTCCCACTGTTCACAGTTGTGATAAAGCTCATAAGAACAAGTTTGTTGGCTGTGCAGAGCATCACATTTATCATGCATGTTTGTCATGTGACACTTAGATGCACGAACAATTGGCCCAGAGAGGTTCACAACAATGCTGATGTAAATAATGGTGGCTTTCTTGACCATTATTCTTGAGTGCGCTGATAAACGAAACTGACAAAATGAGTATTGTTGGGAAAAGCCATATCCAGCTAATCAGAGACATCATTGAGACGGAAATAATTGGTAGGCTTGGTTACCTTTGTGTGTTTGAACCATCAATTGCATTATCAGAAAAGGAAATGGAAGTTCTGAGAGCCTGATTTTTAATGTTACGTGCACCCTTACAATCAATCCTGTAGGATGGGCCAAGGTTCGTGTAAATAAAAAGGAGTTGAATGTTAGCACTTTCCAAGCTGATGTCTATCTCTCCTTTCTATCTTTGGTTTTGTGCGTTATCTACACACTTTGTATTTCATATGTTCTACCCCGGCAGCAACTGCATATAATGGTGCAACCATGAGAGCCctttcttgaaagtgatctgcgatgggaaCAGTCTAGGTGCCTCGacggctcatagcttcgtgtgtgtTGTGTTCTTGCTGCTCAGTGtgcattgaagcgataggcagcatgaaggtcacttcACCTGCTCCGCTTCCtcgtgccagcgttttgacagcaagtgtctgccatcatcgagtgtgatgtgttcatgtttgcctgtgcacatgggacgccatgcttgttaatttagttagttggcgaatgtttacaagattataaagcctataaaactactatgtTTACGttgtatagctgtctattaaTGGATACTTCACCTTTGCACTTCACCGAAAGTGCAACTTATTTTTTTTAGGTTTATTTTTTAATGTAAGCACTGCATCATCGTTGCCATTTGCGCTTCATTGGCCATAGATTGCAAGCACACGGGCGGTATTCTCGAGCAATCACTTTTACAGATACAGTCAACTTCTGTTAATTTGGCCATGATGGGACCAACGAATTGGTCGAATTAACTGGCAGTTCGAATTAAACAAGACGCTGGAAAAAAACGGCAACACCAAACACAATGCTGATTCCATTTGGCAATATTTTCCAACTTTCCCAACACGCCCTCAAATCAAACGCGCGCCCATTTTGTATGTGTCCAAAATAGAAAACTAATGTAGCAATGACATTAaaactcctaaacaaagtagaaatctaatatGCATTTAATTCTATAGCAAGAAACACCGTAGCACAATGGCCGccggttttctaaagtcagctttgccataCGGTTTTTCGGTCAGCTTCACTGCAAGTCATatgtgttatgcggtaaagcatacaattgttgcaaaggcagttttggtttcgtgtCTTATTGCACCATGCAGGCAATTTTTGgcccaattttctttttaataaaagaaaagtgtgcgttagaatcgggtaaataccataatcagacatGGTGGGCTGAAAATATGCATTTTTGACGAGAGATGATGTGGGTTAAATGCATTCACTGTCTTCTAAGCTCTACTGAGACAGACGCTTCCACTAAAGGGGTCGTTGTCGGTGTGACTATAGGGTTCAGGTATGTGCATGCCGACTGGTCACATTTGAATTATCcaacgaaggccaattttaggatcgaaataacgaaagtttgggcccCTGCAAATGCATGGGCACCAGCTAGTACTTTCGGTGAGGATCGAATTGACCAACGAGTCGAATTACCCGGAGTCAATATAGTGAAAGTCTACTGCACTATTGTCACTTTCGTGAGAGACTGCATGCGTTTGGCAGCATTTCTGGCACTGTGGGCAAGTAGCAAGCTTTGGGCAGTGCCAGAAGCACTAGTGGCCGATTATGCCAATGCATCTGTTGCCGAGTCGCACGAAACCTCGCCAAAATGGTAGTATCTTCGAAAGTTATTAGCCAAGAATACCGCGCTAGATAATAGTGGCACACAAAGTGAACCAACAGCAACCTTTACAAGAACATGCCCTTTTGCCATTTTGTGATGGCGATGACACTACTTCTGACAACTCTCACGGTAGGTTGTTGCCAGTGCCGCAAATGTGGTTTTGTTTTTGTACCTGACTGTAATGTGCAGGCAATATTCCGACCCATTTTCTCATAAAAAAAGGTGTGCGTTAGGTTCATGTAAATATGGTAGCTGGTGAGCGCTCTGGTCTTCAGTGTCTGTCTGCAAGCACCCTGAAACGACAACTTATGTTCGTCCTACTATGGACATAGCCCGGAGATCTGCCTTTAGCTTGTGCAGCGCATGCTTGTACCTTAGCTGACTGTGCTGGTGGTCATCAAATGACGGGACGGATGGTATGGACAGGTTGCAGTGTCGAGCTCAGCTCCCACATTGGAGCCATAGAGCTTCTTGCGAAATTTACTAGAGTGAATCCTGGTGCCAGTATCTGGGGGAGTCGAAA
The sequence above is a segment of the Dermacentor variabilis isolate Ectoservices chromosome 7, ASM5094787v1, whole genome shotgun sequence genome. Coding sequences within it:
- the LOC142588425 gene encoding uncharacterized protein LOC142588425 isoform X1 gives rise to the protein MKIVLKPVEGGQKSVELKIGKTIIGRGPLLECSDKKVSRNHAVLEVTEDGEVFLTPTHVNPCFYQVQGKGPSKVMKKDKQQLLQSGDSIALLPNSYKYIVEINSSSSSSISPGFKESQPADDADNKDSIAEKPATAVIPSEEARKNGSAEENHHSTTTVIAKTENGDRGSSKEASPEAVSKVTPAARKAVGGAPANKAGDGESKSSTGGTRTLPRWLLDSAAKSATTEASAKAKASSVQKDKKATAEPATVKKAGRAVGKEPATKARRRQAKESESEAEEDKPNQKSEDEAEEEEEEEESEEEYTPKRKKKPEQAERRPATASSGNRKGSRSSRQNRGLMQKISLDDFIASDDDEWDNSSDEWKPKKRRKQVDDSGSDWEEENRRTKKTPRYAASDSDSASDWERASRRKKPATRTRNRRKRSTSESGSSEESEKAPVRRGQRRQPAKRPSCKYGRKCFRKSAQHLKQFSHPKDSDYENSSGDEDEDRNEEDTKDHADGSEAESESDRGKRQTKRPSATAPSKRRAKTREEESDDDDKSGNEDDRPMCRYGKECFRKNAQHLKNFKHPPAASKKKEPAKQTSKKAKSRGKTKGSSEDEEVEEEAASGDEYEWKDDDDTVKKSNEDSSSEQKKATPAKRKRATERLVASAADN
- the LOC142588425 gene encoding uncharacterized protein LOC142588425 isoform X3, with translation MKIVLKPVEGGQKSVELKIGKTIIGRGPLLECSDKKVSRNHAVLEVTEDGEVFLTPTHVNPCFYQVQGKGPSKVMKKDKQQLLQSGDSIALLPNSYKYIVEINSSSSSSISPGFKESQPADDADNKDSIAEKPATAVIPSEEARKNGSAEENHHSTTTVIAKTENGDRGSSKEASPEAVSKVTPAARKAVGGAPANKAGDGESKSSTGGTRTLPRWLLDSAAKSATTEASAKAKASSVQKDKKATAEPATVKKAGRAVGKEPATKARRRQAKESESEAEEDKPNQKSEDEAEEEEEEEESEEEYTPKRKKKPEQAERRPATASSGNRKGSRSSRQNRGLMQKISLDDFIASDDDEWDNSSDEWKPKKRRKQVDDSGSDWEEENRRTKKTPRYAASDSDSASDWERASRRKKPATRTRNRRKRSTSESGSSEESEKAPVRRGQRRQPAKRPSCKYGRKCFRKSAQHLKQFSHPKDSDYENSSGDEDEDRNEEDTKDHADGSEAESESDRGKRQTKRPSATAPSKRRAKTREEESDDDDKSGNEDDRPMCRYGKECFRKNAQHLKNFKHPPAASKKKEPAKQTSKKECAPFAFGS
- the LOC142588425 gene encoding uncharacterized protein LOC142588425 isoform X2 encodes the protein MKIVLKPVEGGQKSVELKIGKTIIGRGPLLECSDKKVSRNHAVLEVTEDGEVFLTPTHVNPCFYQVQGKGPSKVMKKDKQQLLQSGDSIALLPNSYKYIVEINSSSSSSISPGFKESQPADDADNKDSIAEKPATAVIPSEEARKNGSAEENHHSTTTVIAKTENGDRGSSKEASPEAVSKVTPAARKAVGGAPANKAGDGESKSSTGGTRTLPRWLLDSAAKSATTEASAKAKASSVQKDKKATAEPATVKKAGRAVGKEPATKARRRQAKESESEAEEDKPNQKSEDEAEEEEEEEESEEEYTPKRKKKPEQAERRPATASSGNRKGSRSSRQNRGLMQKISLDDFIASDDDEWDNSSDEWKPKKRRKQVDDSGSDWEEENRRTKKTPRYAASDSDSASDWERASRRKKPATRTRNRRKRSTSESGSSEESEKAPVRRGQRRQPAKRPSCKYGRKCFRKSAQHLKQFSHPKDSDYENSSGDEDEDRNEEDTKDHADGSEAESESDRGKRQTKRPSATAPSKRRAKTREEESDDDDKSGNEDDRPMCRYGKECFRKNAQHLKNFKHPPAASKKKEPAKQTSKKDLLRCLKDF